Proteins from one Nakamurella multipartita DSM 44233 genomic window:
- a CDS encoding ABC transporter permease, whose amino-acid sequence MSPGILAATTTRILRQLRHDPRTVGLLIAVPIVLMGLVYAMYDGSPAVSRILLIMLGIFPFVIMFLITSIAMLRERTSGTLERLMTTRTGKGDLLAGYGIAFGAAAAGQAVIASACAYWLYGMSTAGSAALVVLIAVLTALLGVGLGLACSALARTEFQAVQMLPVVVIPQILLCGLFVPRAEMAGWLSALSDVMPLSYAVEALQQVGDNAEPTSTFWVDLAVVGGCVILGLILAAASLRRRTP is encoded by the coding sequence ATCAGCCCCGGGATTCTGGCCGCCACTACCACCCGGATCCTGCGCCAGCTGCGGCACGACCCGCGCACCGTCGGCCTGCTGATCGCGGTCCCGATCGTGCTGATGGGCCTGGTCTACGCCATGTACGACGGCTCGCCCGCGGTGAGCCGGATCCTGCTGATCATGCTCGGCATCTTCCCGTTCGTGATCATGTTCCTGATCACCAGCATCGCCATGCTGCGGGAGCGCACGTCCGGCACCCTGGAACGGTTGATGACCACCCGGACCGGCAAGGGCGACCTGCTGGCCGGGTACGGGATCGCGTTCGGCGCGGCCGCGGCCGGCCAGGCGGTCATCGCCTCGGCCTGCGCGTACTGGCTGTACGGGATGAGCACCGCCGGCTCGGCCGCCCTGGTGGTGCTGATCGCGGTGCTGACCGCGCTGCTCGGCGTCGGCCTCGGGCTGGCCTGTTCGGCGTTGGCCCGCACCGAGTTCCAGGCCGTGCAGATGCTCCCGGTGGTGGTGATCCCGCAGATCCTGCTGTGCGGACTGTTCGTGCCGCGCGCGGAGATGGCCGGCTGGCTCTCCGCACTCTCGGACGTGATGCCGCTGTCCTACGCGGTGGAGGCGCTGCAACAGGTCGGCGACAACGCCGAGCCCACCTCCACGTTCTGGGTCGATCTGGCCGTCGTCGGCGGCTGTGTGATCCTGGGACTGATCCTGGCCGCGGCCTCCCTGCGGCGACGGACCCCCTGA
- a CDS encoding family 1 glycosylhydrolase: MTRLFGVASAAMQIEGAAGTAGRTASIWDVFATLPGRIEDGSSPARAADHHARWSTDLDLLAALGVDAYRLTLSWSRVQPGGTGPVNPAGLDFYDALVDGLLARGIEPWVSLYRWDLPLELMLEGGWLRRDTAERFGDYAAAVAARLGDRVGAWASLEDPFPHLALGHAVGVDAPGLTLLGGALPVTHHLLLGHARATAALRAAGAGRVGLINHHTTVRPAGPSGRDRWAAAFYDEYHNRQFADPVLLGRYPDRLLALPGVPDGVIADGDLAAIAAPLDFYGVSYEHPVVVAAVPENRSVPLTLVPLEGVPRTAGDLPIDPPALEQVLVDLARRYPHLPPVVVTTGGAFDDRPDGDDRPRIAFLDEHLAAVDRAAGRGVPVAGYFHWSLLDGWAGTPGHVRTGLVRVDPDTLERTPRAAFAHYRDLIAHRSGDTSVTAPADRPARS; this comes from the coding sequence GTGACCCGGCTGTTCGGCGTCGCGTCGGCGGCCATGCAGATCGAGGGAGCGGCCGGGACCGCCGGCCGGACGGCGTCGATCTGGGACGTCTTCGCCACCCTGCCCGGCCGGATCGAGGACGGCAGCAGCCCGGCCCGGGCGGCCGACCACCACGCCCGGTGGTCGACGGACCTGGATCTGCTGGCCGCGCTGGGGGTGGACGCCTACCGGCTGACGCTGTCCTGGTCGCGGGTGCAGCCGGGCGGGACCGGACCGGTCAACCCGGCCGGGTTGGACTTCTACGACGCCCTGGTCGACGGCCTGCTGGCGCGGGGCATCGAGCCGTGGGTGTCGTTGTACCGGTGGGACCTGCCGCTGGAGCTGATGCTGGAGGGCGGCTGGCTGCGGCGGGACACCGCCGAGCGGTTCGGCGACTACGCCGCCGCGGTGGCCGCCCGGCTGGGCGATCGGGTCGGCGCCTGGGCGAGCCTGGAGGATCCGTTCCCGCACCTGGCCCTGGGGCACGCGGTCGGCGTGGACGCGCCTGGATTGACCCTGCTCGGCGGGGCCCTTCCGGTCACCCACCACCTGCTGCTCGGGCACGCCCGGGCCACCGCCGCGCTGCGGGCGGCCGGCGCGGGGCGGGTCGGCCTGATCAACCACCACACGACCGTGCGGCCGGCCGGCCCGTCCGGCCGGGACCGGTGGGCGGCAGCGTTCTACGACGAGTACCACAACCGCCAGTTCGCCGACCCGGTGCTGCTCGGCCGCTACCCGGACCGGTTGCTGGCCCTGCCCGGGGTCCCCGACGGGGTGATCGCCGACGGCGACCTGGCCGCGATCGCCGCCCCGCTGGACTTCTACGGGGTGAGCTACGAGCATCCGGTGGTGGTCGCCGCGGTGCCCGAGAACCGGTCCGTGCCGCTGACCCTGGTCCCGCTGGAAGGTGTGCCGCGCACCGCCGGCGACCTGCCGATCGACCCGCCGGCCCTGGAGCAGGTGCTGGTCGACCTGGCCCGCCGGTACCCGCACTTGCCGCCGGTGGTGGTCACCACCGGCGGCGCCTTCGACGACCGTCCGGACGGCGACGACCGTCCGCGGATCGCGTTCCTGGACGAGCATCTGGCCGCCGTCGACCGGGCCGCGGGCCGCGGCGTGCCGGTCGCCGGCTACTTCCACTGGTCGCTGCTGGACGGCTGGGCCGGCACCCCGGGCCACGTCCGGACCGGCCTGGTCCGGGTCGATCCGGACACCCTGGAGCGCACCCCGCGGGCCGCATTCGCCCACTACCGCGACCTGATCGCGCATCGGTCGGGTGACACATCGGTCACGGCGCCGGCCGATCGGCCGGCCAGGTCCTAG
- a CDS encoding ABC transporter ATP-binding protein → MADAITVTELVVRRGKATVLDGLTCRIAAGRITGLLGPSGAGKTTLIRAVVGVQVVRAGTVTVLGRPAGTPALRDKIGYVSQSPSIYLDLTVAENTNYFAAVAGVDRSAARAAIEQVGLAEAAGQLAGNLSGGQQSRASLACAIVGDPPVLVLDEPTVGLDPVLREELWDFFAQRARDGVSVLVSSHVMDEANRCDTLLLMRAGELLADETPAAIKQRAGTDDMDRAFLNLIRAGAAR, encoded by the coding sequence ATGGCCGACGCGATCACCGTCACCGAGCTGGTCGTCCGGCGCGGAAAGGCGACCGTCCTGGACGGCCTGACCTGCCGCATTGCCGCCGGCCGGATCACCGGACTGCTGGGCCCGTCGGGCGCGGGCAAGACGACGCTGATCCGGGCGGTCGTCGGGGTGCAGGTCGTCCGCGCGGGCACGGTCACCGTGCTCGGCCGGCCGGCCGGCACCCCGGCGCTGCGCGACAAGATCGGTTACGTCAGCCAGTCGCCGTCGATCTACCTGGACCTGACCGTGGCCGAGAACACCAACTATTTCGCCGCCGTCGCCGGCGTCGACCGGTCCGCCGCCCGGGCGGCCATCGAGCAGGTCGGCCTGGCCGAGGCCGCCGGGCAACTGGCCGGCAACCTGTCCGGCGGGCAACAGTCGCGCGCGTCCCTGGCCTGCGCCATCGTCGGTGACCCGCCCGTGCTGGTGCTGGACGAACCCACCGTCGGGCTGGACCCGGTGCTGCGCGAGGAGCTGTGGGACTTCTTCGCGCAGCGGGCCCGCGACGGGGTGAGCGTGCTGGTGTCCTCGCACGTGATGGACGAGGCGAACCGGTGCGACACGCTGCTGCTGATGCGCGCGGGCGAGCTGCTCGCCGACGAGACCCCGGCGGCGATCAAGCAGCGGGCCGGCACCGACGACATGGACCGGGCCTTCCTGAACCTGATCCGGGCGGGAGCGGCGCGATGA
- the pta gene encoding phosphate acetyltransferase, whose product MSRSLYIASPEALSGKSAVALGLVDLLSRRVGRVGVFRPIVNADPQRDSVVELLIAQPGIRQDYDEAVGVTYAQWHADQDAALSRIVDRFGELSAEYDAVVVVGSDYTDVTTGNEWASNARIAANLGSPVVLVVHGRDRTPAVIAATVELARSELVAWHAHPVAAIANRVDPDAVEDVRERLSRAGLVAGALPNIPLLGAPTVADLRDACGATLWRGDEDLLTRESLGFLVAAMTPPNVLRRLRPSMTVIAPGDRSDMLPALILAHQSATFPDLASVVLTGGYEPPASIAKLIDGIRADVPILLTDGGTFETATGLGQVRGRLTADSSVKLEKALQAFAEGVDADAIVDALDLADPTVVTPMMFQYRLIERARADRRHVVLPEGEEERILRAAAILLRLDVADLTLLGDETLIRAKADTLGLDIAKARIVSPTTPELVATFAAEYARLRAHKGITLELATDIVSDVSYFGTMMVHLGMADGMVSGAVHTTAHTIRPSFEIIKTAPGTTVVSSVFLMCLADRVLVYGDCAVNPDPTAEQLAEIAISSAQTAAQFGVDPRVAMLSYSTGSSGSGADVEKVRTATDIVHTKRPDLLVEGPIQYDAAVDPGVAVTKLPDSQVAGRATVLIFPDLNTGNNTYKAVQRSAGAVAIGPVLQGLNKPVNDLSRGALVADIVNTVAITAIQAQGETA is encoded by the coding sequence ATGTCGCGCAGCCTCTATATCGCCTCGCCCGAGGCCCTGTCCGGAAAGTCGGCGGTGGCCCTGGGCCTGGTCGATCTGCTCAGCCGGCGGGTCGGCCGGGTGGGGGTGTTCCGGCCGATCGTCAACGCCGATCCGCAGCGCGACTCGGTGGTCGAGTTGCTGATCGCGCAGCCCGGCATCCGGCAGGACTACGACGAGGCGGTCGGCGTCACCTACGCCCAGTGGCACGCCGATCAGGACGCCGCGCTGTCCCGGATCGTGGACCGGTTCGGCGAGCTGAGCGCCGAGTACGACGCGGTCGTGGTGGTGGGCAGCGACTACACCGACGTGACCACCGGCAACGAGTGGGCCAGCAACGCCCGGATCGCGGCCAACCTGGGCTCGCCGGTGGTGCTGGTGGTGCACGGCCGCGACCGCACCCCGGCCGTCATCGCCGCGACCGTCGAGCTGGCCCGCTCCGAACTCGTGGCCTGGCACGCCCATCCGGTAGCCGCTATCGCCAACCGGGTCGACCCGGACGCGGTCGAGGACGTCCGCGAGCGGCTGTCCCGGGCCGGCCTGGTCGCCGGCGCGCTGCCCAACATCCCGCTGCTGGGCGCGCCGACGGTGGCCGACCTGCGCGACGCCTGCGGGGCGACGCTGTGGCGCGGTGACGAGGACCTGCTGACCCGGGAGTCGCTGGGCTTCCTGGTCGCCGCGATGACCCCGCCGAACGTGCTCCGCCGGCTACGGCCGTCGATGACCGTGATCGCGCCCGGCGACCGCTCGGACATGCTGCCGGCGCTGATCCTGGCCCACCAGTCGGCCACCTTCCCGGACCTGGCCTCGGTCGTGCTGACCGGCGGGTACGAGCCGCCGGCCTCGATCGCCAAGCTGATCGACGGCATCCGGGCCGACGTACCGATCCTGCTCACCGACGGCGGAACCTTCGAGACCGCCACCGGTCTGGGGCAGGTACGGGGCCGGTTGACCGCGGACTCCTCGGTCAAGCTGGAGAAGGCGCTGCAGGCGTTCGCCGAGGGGGTGGACGCCGACGCCATCGTCGACGCGCTGGACCTGGCCGACCCGACCGTGGTCACCCCGATGATGTTCCAGTACCGGCTGATCGAGCGGGCCCGGGCCGACCGCCGGCACGTGGTGCTGCCCGAGGGCGAGGAGGAACGCATCCTGCGCGCGGCGGCGATCCTGCTGCGGCTGGACGTGGCCGACCTGACCCTGCTGGGCGACGAGACCCTCATCCGGGCCAAGGCCGACACCCTGGGCCTGGACATCGCCAAGGCGCGGATCGTCTCGCCGACCACCCCCGAGCTGGTGGCCACCTTCGCCGCCGAGTACGCCCGGCTGCGCGCGCACAAGGGCATCACCCTGGAGCTGGCCACCGACATCGTTTCCGACGTCTCGTATTTCGGCACCATGATGGTCCACCTGGGGATGGCCGACGGGATGGTCAGCGGGGCCGTGCACACCACCGCGCACACCATCCGGCCCTCCTTCGAGATCATCAAGACCGCGCCGGGCACCACCGTGGTCTCCAGCGTCTTCCTGATGTGCCTGGCCGATCGCGTCCTGGTCTACGGCGACTGCGCGGTCAACCCCGACCCGACCGCGGAACAGCTGGCCGAGATCGCCATCTCGTCCGCGCAGACCGCCGCGCAGTTCGGCGTCGACCCGCGGGTGGCGATGCTGTCCTACTCGACCGGCAGTTCGGGATCGGGCGCCGACGTGGAGAAGGTGCGCACGGCCACCGACATCGTGCACACCAAGCGGCCGGACCTGTTGGTGGAGGGCCCGATCCAGTACGACGCCGCGGTCGACCCGGGCGTGGCGGTGACCAAGCTGCCGGATTCGCAGGTGGCCGGGCGGGCCACCGTGCTGATCTTCCCGGACCTGAACACCGGCAACAACACCTACAAGGCGGTGCAGCGCAGCGCCGGGGCGGTGGCCATCGGGCCGGTGTTGCAGGGGCTGAACAAGCCGGTCAACGACCTGTCCCGGGGCGCGCTGGTGGCCGACATCGTCAACACCGTCGCCATCACGGCGATCCAGGCGCAGGGGGAGACCGCGTGA
- the ald gene encoding alanine dehydrogenase: MSALVVGVPKEIKNNENRVSVQPDGVAELVHHGHQVLVESGAGVGSRFSDAEYSAAGAKVVGTADEVFAAADLIVKVKEPVPAEYHRFREGQQLFTYLHLAADRELTEFLLAKKIDSIAYETVQTPDRKLPLLTPMSEVAGRMSVQAAARALESPAGGAGILLGGVPGTPAAKVTIIGGGVSGTEAAKIALGMRAIVRVFDTNPTRLAYLSDIFGGRLDLVTPNRARMAAYIADSDVVIGAVLVPGAKAPKLVSREMIASMRPGSVAVDIAIDQGGCFETSRATTHADPTYIEEGVVHYCVANIPGAVARTSTLALTSATLPYLVKVADRGIAGAAQTDPALLLGLSTLGGHLVNEPVAQAHALAYRNPADLLVGV; this comes from the coding sequence GTGTCTGCTCTTGTCGTCGGCGTGCCCAAAGAGATCAAGAACAACGAGAACCGGGTGTCCGTGCAGCCCGACGGGGTCGCCGAACTGGTCCATCACGGCCATCAGGTGCTGGTCGAGTCGGGCGCCGGGGTGGGGTCGCGGTTCAGCGATGCCGAGTACTCCGCGGCCGGCGCGAAGGTCGTCGGCACCGCCGACGAGGTGTTCGCCGCGGCCGATCTGATCGTCAAGGTCAAGGAGCCGGTCCCGGCCGAGTACCACCGCTTCCGCGAGGGCCAGCAGCTGTTCACCTACCTGCACCTGGCCGCCGACCGGGAGCTGACCGAGTTCCTGCTGGCCAAGAAGATCGACTCGATCGCCTACGAGACGGTGCAGACCCCGGATCGCAAGCTGCCCTTGCTGACCCCGATGAGCGAGGTCGCCGGCCGGATGTCGGTGCAGGCCGCGGCCCGCGCGTTGGAGAGCCCGGCCGGCGGCGCCGGCATCCTGCTCGGTGGCGTCCCCGGCACCCCGGCGGCCAAGGTGACGATCATCGGCGGCGGCGTGTCGGGCACCGAGGCGGCCAAGATCGCCCTGGGCATGCGGGCGATCGTCCGGGTCTTCGACACCAACCCGACCCGGCTCGCCTACCTGTCCGACATCTTCGGCGGCCGGCTGGATCTGGTCACCCCCAACCGGGCCCGGATGGCCGCCTACATCGCCGACTCCGACGTGGTCATCGGCGCGGTGCTGGTGCCCGGCGCGAAGGCGCCCAAGCTGGTCAGCCGGGAGATGATCGCCAGCATGCGACCGGGCAGTGTGGCCGTCGACATCGCGATCGATCAGGGTGGGTGCTTCGAGACCAGCCGGGCCACCACGCACGCCGACCCGACCTACATCGAGGAAGGGGTCGTGCACTACTGCGTGGCCAACATCCCGGGTGCGGTGGCCCGCACCTCGACCCTGGCGTTGACCTCGGCCACCCTGCCGTACCTGGTCAAGGTCGCCGACCGGGGCATCGCCGGGGCCGCGCAGACCGACCCGGCGCTGCTGCTGGGCCTGAGCACGCTGGGCGGACACCTGGTCAACGAGCCGGTCGCCCAGGCGCACGCGCTGGCCTACCGCAACCCGGCCGACCTGCTGGTCGGCGTCTGA
- a CDS encoding MFS transporter: MSAPAIEPGTAGRPVPTGRVVAWGVWDWGSAAYNAVILTFVFSVYLTDAVGVDLPGGITANTWLGWSLGLAGLFIAVLAPVTGQRADAGGRRRLSLGVWTALTVITMAGLFFVQDDYHYLWLGLLLLSLGSIFFEFASVSYNAMLHQVSTPRTIGRVSAFGWSMGYFGGIVLLLICYVGFIAPDVGWFGVTSQDGLNIRMVAIFAALWFALFGLPVLFAVPEITGAPAAKRVGFFASYGVLFRDLREMFRTSPHTVYFLGASALFRDGLAAVFTFGAVLAVTVYGINSADVLIFGVVANVVSAIGALTAGRFDDRLGPKTVIVFSLSGMLISGTILLFVSGPTMFWIFGLFLCLFVGPAQSSSRTFLARLAPVGKEGQLFGLYATTGRAVSFLAPTLFGFFTFVFDADRAGIVGILLVLGLGLLALLPVRPPATAAAPPA; this comes from the coding sequence ATGAGCGCACCCGCCATCGAACCGGGCACCGCAGGCCGGCCGGTACCCACCGGCCGCGTCGTCGCCTGGGGGGTGTGGGACTGGGGATCGGCCGCCTACAACGCGGTCATCCTCACGTTCGTCTTCTCCGTCTACCTGACCGACGCGGTCGGGGTCGATCTACCCGGCGGGATCACCGCCAACACCTGGCTGGGCTGGTCACTCGGTCTGGCCGGCCTGTTTATCGCCGTGCTGGCCCCGGTGACCGGGCAGCGGGCCGACGCCGGCGGGCGCCGGCGGTTGTCCCTGGGGGTCTGGACCGCGCTGACCGTGATCACCATGGCCGGGCTGTTCTTCGTCCAGGACGACTACCACTACCTGTGGCTGGGCCTGCTGCTGCTGAGCCTGGGTTCGATCTTCTTCGAGTTCGCCAGCGTCTCCTACAACGCGATGCTGCACCAGGTCTCCACGCCGCGCACGATCGGCCGGGTCTCGGCGTTCGGCTGGTCGATGGGCTACTTCGGCGGCATCGTGCTGCTGCTGATCTGCTACGTCGGGTTCATCGCCCCGGACGTGGGCTGGTTCGGGGTGACCTCGCAGGACGGGCTCAACATCCGGATGGTCGCGATCTTCGCGGCCCTGTGGTTCGCCCTGTTCGGGTTGCCCGTGCTGTTCGCGGTGCCCGAGATCACCGGCGCGCCGGCGGCCAAGCGGGTCGGCTTCTTCGCCTCCTACGGGGTGCTGTTCCGGGATCTGCGGGAGATGTTCCGCACCAGCCCGCACACCGTGTACTTCCTGGGCGCCAGCGCCCTGTTCCGGGACGGCCTGGCCGCCGTGTTCACCTTCGGGGCGGTGCTGGCCGTCACCGTCTACGGCATCAACAGCGCCGACGTGCTGATCTTCGGGGTGGTGGCCAACGTGGTCTCGGCCATCGGCGCGCTCACCGCGGGCCGCTTCGATGACCGGCTCGGCCCGAAGACGGTCATCGTGTTCTCGCTGTCCGGGATGCTGATCTCCGGAACCATCCTGCTGTTCGTCTCCGGGCCGACGATGTTCTGGATCTTCGGGCTGTTCCTGTGCCTGTTCGTCGGGCCGGCCCAGTCCTCCTCCCGCACCTTCCTGGCCCGGCTCGCCCCGGTGGGCAAGGAGGGACAGCTGTTCGGCCTGTACGCGACCACCGGGCGCGCGGTCTCGTTCCTGGCGCCGACCCTGTTCGGCTTCTTCACCTTCGTCTTCGACGCCGACCGGGCCGGCATCGTCGGCATCCTGCTGGTGCTCGGCCTGGGGCTGCTGGCGTTGCTGCCGGTACGGCCGCCGGCGACCGCGGCGGCGCCCCCGGCATGA
- a CDS encoding TetR/AcrR family transcriptional regulator — protein MPGAVERTRPARTGRRPGNPDTRTAILDAARATFAASGFDGASIRRIAAAAGVDPALVHHYFGTKDELFLATIDLPIDLPTLLAGIGAAGPDGVGVRLAGLIVSVWESPMAPGLAGWLRTALADEQRAALIRQFVVARMVGPFTAALGIPEPERTRRAGLVMSQILGVIVSRYLLFLDPVVQLTGEQLIASVGQTLQRYLTEPLPPAGRP, from the coding sequence ATGCCCGGCGCCGTCGAGCGAACCCGGCCGGCCCGCACCGGCCGGCGGCCGGGCAACCCGGACACCCGCACGGCCATCCTGGACGCCGCCCGGGCCACCTTCGCCGCCTCCGGCTTCGACGGCGCGTCCATCCGCCGGATCGCCGCCGCCGCCGGGGTCGATCCCGCGCTGGTGCACCACTACTTCGGTACCAAGGACGAGCTGTTCCTGGCCACCATCGACCTGCCCATCGACCTGCCGACGCTGCTCGCCGGCATCGGCGCGGCCGGACCGGACGGGGTGGGCGTGCGGCTGGCCGGCCTGATCGTCAGCGTGTGGGAATCGCCGATGGCCCCGGGGTTGGCCGGCTGGCTGCGCACCGCGCTGGCCGACGAGCAGCGGGCCGCGTTGATCCGCCAGTTCGTGGTGGCCCGGATGGTCGGGCCGTTCACCGCGGCGTTGGGCATCCCCGAGCCGGAGCGCACCCGGCGGGCCGGGCTGGTGATGTCGCAGATCCTGGGCGTGATCGTGAGCCGCTACCTGCTGTTCCTGGACCCGGTGGTGCAGCTGACCGGTGAGCAGCTGATCGCGTCCGTGGGCCAGACCCTGCAGCGGTACCTGACCGAGCCGCTGCCTCCGGCGGGCCGGCCGTGA
- the gluQRS gene encoding tRNA glutamyl-Q(34) synthetase GluQRS, with translation MSAPTTPQVTEPAGAGRFAPSPSGDLHVGNLRTALLAWLFARSTGRGFLVRMEDLDRVRPGAAARQLADLAALGLDWDGPVVQQSARTDRYAQAIDSLTDRGLTYPCFCTRREIQQAASAPHPDPTRPGADGAYPGTCRALTAAQVEQRRAAGRPGALRLRAQVDRWTVPDLLVGPFTGAVDDLVLRRNDGVAAYNLAVVVDDAAQGIDQVVRGDDLLTSAPRQAYLAALLDRPPVQYAHVPLALNQEGQRLAKRDGAVTLAELAAAGVPAGRVLGLIAGSLGLAAPGEQVSPAQLLTRFDPAALPRAPWVVRPADLLA, from the coding sequence ATGAGCGCGCCGACGACCCCGCAGGTCACCGAGCCGGCGGGGGCGGGCCGGTTCGCCCCCAGCCCGTCCGGCGATCTGCACGTGGGCAACCTGCGGACCGCGCTGCTGGCCTGGCTGTTCGCCCGGTCGACCGGCCGCGGCTTCCTGGTCCGGATGGAGGACCTGGACCGGGTCCGGCCGGGGGCGGCCGCCCGGCAACTGGCCGACCTGGCCGCGCTCGGGTTGGACTGGGACGGGCCGGTGGTGCAGCAGTCGGCCCGGACCGACCGCTACGCGCAGGCCATCGATTCGTTGACCGACCGCGGCCTGACCTACCCGTGCTTCTGTACCCGTCGGGAGATCCAGCAGGCCGCGTCGGCGCCACACCCGGACCCCACCCGACCGGGCGCCGACGGCGCCTACCCGGGCACCTGCCGGGCGCTGACGGCCGCGCAGGTCGAGCAGCGCCGGGCGGCCGGCCGGCCCGGCGCGCTGCGGTTGCGCGCGCAGGTCGACCGGTGGACGGTGCCCGACCTGCTCGTCGGGCCGTTCACCGGCGCCGTCGACGACCTGGTTCTGCGCCGCAACGACGGGGTCGCCGCCTACAACCTGGCCGTGGTGGTCGACGACGCCGCGCAGGGGATCGACCAGGTCGTCCGCGGTGACGACCTGCTCACCTCGGCGCCCCGGCAGGCCTACCTGGCCGCCCTGCTGGACCGGCCGCCGGTGCAGTACGCCCACGTCCCGCTGGCTCTGAACCAGGAAGGGCAACGGCTGGCCAAGCGGGACGGCGCGGTCACCCTGGCCGAGCTGGCCGCCGCGGGCGTGCCGGCGGGGCGGGTGCTCGGCCTGATCGCCGGCTCGTTGGGGCTGGCCGCACCGGGCGAGCAGGTGAGCCCGGCGCAACTGCTGACCCGCTTCGACCCGGCCGCACTCCCCCGGGCGCCGTGGGTGGTGCGGCCGGCGGACCTGCTCGCCTGA
- a CDS encoding queuosine precursor transporter produces the protein MTELPPDPTLSGSKPRLGNYDLIVVLFCGLLLISNIGATKLIQFGPIITDGGAILFPLTYILGDVLSEVYGFRRAKRAILMGFGLSVLAAVTFYLVQIAPAADAYTNQEAFEAVLGFVPRIVLASILGYLAGQLLNAYVLVKIKERTKEGKLWLRLIGSTVVGELADTLVFCTIAFFGVITGWEFFSYVLTGYLYKVLIEVVFLPITYPVIAMVKRHEPDYVPGAAVRV, from the coding sequence GTGACCGAATTGCCGCCGGACCCGACGCTGTCGGGGTCCAAGCCCCGCCTGGGGAATTACGACCTGATCGTCGTGCTGTTCTGTGGCCTGCTGCTGATCTCGAATATCGGGGCCACCAAACTCATCCAGTTCGGGCCGATCATCACCGACGGCGGGGCGATCCTGTTCCCGCTGACCTACATCCTGGGCGACGTGCTGTCCGAGGTGTACGGGTTCCGGCGGGCCAAGCGAGCGATCCTGATGGGTTTCGGCCTCTCGGTGCTGGCCGCGGTGACGTTCTACCTAGTGCAAATCGCGCCGGCGGCCGACGCGTACACCAACCAGGAGGCGTTCGAGGCGGTCCTGGGGTTCGTCCCGCGGATCGTGCTGGCCAGCATCCTGGGGTACCTGGCCGGACAACTGCTCAACGCGTACGTGCTGGTCAAGATCAAGGAGCGGACCAAGGAGGGCAAGCTCTGGCTCCGGCTGATCGGGTCCACCGTGGTCGGCGAGCTGGCCGACACCCTGGTGTTCTGCACCATCGCGTTCTTCGGCGTCATCACCGGCTGGGAGTTCTTCAGCTACGTGCTCACCGGCTACCTGTACAAGGTGCTGATCGAGGTGGTCTTCCTGCCGATCACCTACCCGGTGATCGCGATGGTCAAGCGGCACGAACCGGACTACGTGCCCGGCGCCGCGGTGCGGGTCTGA
- a CDS encoding DNA polymerase beta domain-containing protein, with product MPAESVDPAVTGYLSELARRCTDLLGPELLGVYTGGSLALDGYQAGRSDIDVAVLVRAALSRSTTQALVTALRQENLPCPARGLELVVYRAEIAAAGDLAPGFEIELNTGPRMPFRAGEPADRPAADGSFWYGIDRSILAAAGVPILGPPAGEVFVSPDPTDLATLLIQSLDWHLASAVPLADDAVLNACRARYRTVTGRWLAKPAAGRAVLGSADPVDAAVIVQALAARAGGPAPDPDRVRRFLSDVRDDLAAPAP from the coding sequence ATGCCCGCCGAATCGGTCGACCCCGCGGTGACCGGCTACCTGTCCGAACTCGCCCGCCGCTGCACCGACCTGCTCGGGCCCGAACTGCTCGGCGTGTACACCGGGGGATCGCTGGCCCTGGACGGCTACCAGGCCGGCCGCAGCGACATCGACGTCGCCGTGCTCGTCCGGGCCGCACTGTCCCGGTCGACCACGCAGGCGCTGGTGACGGCGCTGCGTCAGGAGAACCTGCCGTGCCCGGCGCGCGGGCTGGAACTGGTGGTCTACCGGGCCGAGATCGCGGCCGCCGGCGACCTGGCGCCCGGCTTCGAGATCGAGCTGAACACGGGCCCGCGGATGCCGTTCCGGGCCGGCGAACCCGCCGACCGGCCCGCCGCCGACGGGTCGTTCTGGTACGGCATCGACCGCAGCATCCTGGCCGCCGCCGGCGTGCCGATCCTGGGCCCGCCGGCCGGCGAGGTGTTCGTCTCGCCCGACCCGACCGACCTGGCCACGCTGCTGATTCAATCCCTGGACTGGCACCTGGCCTCGGCGGTGCCGCTGGCCGACGACGCCGTGCTCAACGCTTGCCGGGCCCGCTACCGCACGGTCACCGGTCGCTGGCTGGCCAAACCGGCGGCCGGTCGGGCGGTGCTCGGTTCGGCCGATCCGGTGGACGCGGCCGTGATCGTGCAGGCGCTGGCCGCCCGCGCCGGCGGGCCGGCCCCGGATCCGGACCGGGTGCGCCGGTTCCTGTCCGACGTCCGGGACGACCTGGCCGCCCCGGCGCCGTGA